The nucleotide sequence CAGGAAGAGGTTGCACAACGGGACCTTGCCTGGTCCTTTGGAGGGGACTTTCCTGAACTCACCTGTTGCATACCCGCCTCCTGCCAGAATAATGGGGAGATCTGAGTTGGTGTGTGAATTGGCATTTCCCATGCCGCTGCCGAACAGGACCGCGGTCGAATCAAGCAGGGTCTGCTCGCCGTCAGGGATTCCCGCCAGACGAGTCAGGAATTTGCCAAACTGCTCAATCTGATATTGTTCAAGAGTAACCAGGTACCCGATCGACTCATCGTTGTTACCATGATGCGAAAGACCATGGTAGGACTTATTGATACCCAGGTGCTGAGGCAAAAAGCTGCCGCCGATTTCCAGAGTGGCAATCCGTGTGGAATCGGTCTGGAGAGCCAGGGCGATCAACTCGTAGAGCATCGGCAGGTCTTCGACGGTGTTCTTATCGGCGGGCTTGTCAAAGGGGGCCTGCGGCTTGGGCTGATCGGACCAGATCTGGCGGAGTTTCAGACGTTTTTCGACATCGCGAATGGAACTGAAATATTCATCGAGTTTTGCCTTGTCTTCGCTGTTAACTCGTTTCGAAAGCGAACGGGCTTCGTCGTGAATGGAATCCAGAATCGACTCCTGCAGTGAGTTCTCTTTTACTTTCCTTGCCTGGACCTGTTTGGAATCGGCAACGAACAGTCGGTCAAACAATTCAGCAGGGCCTGTAATTGGTGGGACCCGCACACCTGACTTGGTCCATGAGAGTTGACAACCACCATGGATGCCCCCTTCTGACCCGACCGTGAGTGACGGAAATCGGGTCTGATTACCGATTTCATCCGCGATGAATTGATCAATTGTGACATTGCCGTCTGTACGGTTTTTAGACTCATGATGGAGCAAACCTGACAGGAACGTATGCACGGCAAAGTGACCGCCGCGCAATCCATGATCAAGTCCACGATAAACGGTCAGTTGATTGCGATTCGCTGCGAGCGGTTTGAGCAACGTGGTTTCTTCAAACTCTTTACCGGTTTTCTCAGGGAAAAAATGCTTCAGTTGAAAACCGAGCAAGTTTCCAACCGCGACAAACCGTTGTGCACCCGCACCGGCTCCCCGAGACTGGGCAATCGCTGAGTTCCCCGCGAGTGCGCTGCTCATCAGAGAGGGCAGCCCAGGCAGAGCAAGAGATCCGGCAATGGAACGGAGAACGAATCGACGGCGATTGATTTTATTGTTCATATCTGCAATCTGTTGAATCACTGAGGGAACTTACAAACCTATTGATAGTCTCGTCGTTTGAAATTCGCTTCCCTAAACAGCTGAAAGTATTTTCAAAATATACAGAGAGACTGATCAAGTGCCTGAACCTGACCACATGATTTTACCCGAAACGGGGATGCAACGCTATGTATATTTACCACAAGATATTCAATAAACCATCTGATCCGCGTTGTGAAACCGGTACAATTGCAGGCATTTACTGCCCTGGGAGACTTATCCAGGCCTGCGGTTGCAACTGACAACTCACCAGAGAAAAAGACCGCCATTCAAGACGTTTACGATACAACCCAGGATACCATGGCAGGAACTATCACTGATGGTTCTGACTTTCTCCCTAATCCGACCCCATTTCACAGGTGACCTTGAAAATCAGTTCTCGCGGTAGGGCCGCATTATTCGGACTCATTCTGTTTGAGTTTGCGGTAGATGGTTTTTCTATCGAGGCCGAGGATGCGTGCGGCCTGGCTTTGGTTGCCGCCGGTCGCTTCCAGTACATGGGTGATGTAGCGGCGTTCAAGTTCTTCCAGTGAGACAAGTTCCTCGGGGTCCAGTCCGTCAATCAGGATTTGATTACTCTGATAGTTCGTAATCTTCTCTGGCAAGTCGGCAACGGTAATCTTATCGTGCCGGGTTAATGCAACCGCACGTTCCATCACGTTTCGTAATTCGCGAATGTTTCCGGGCCAGTGATACTGGAGCAGTTTTTCTGCCACTCCCTCTGCCAGATCCGTAACATGTTTGTTTTCAGCAGTGGAAAACTGTTTGAGAAAGTGTTCCGCTAAGCGTAACACGTCGGTCCCGCGAGAGCGAAGGGGTGGCAAGTGCAATCCGATCACGTTAATGCGGTAGAACAGATCTTCCCGAAACTTTCCGTCAGAGACCGCCGATTCGAGATCGCGATTGGTAGCACAGATGACCCGGACATCAAACGGTAATTCCTTATCAGATCCGACTGGTCGCAATACGCGTTCTTCTAACGTACGCAGCAGTTTGACCTGCATTGACATTGGCATCTCACCCATTTCGTCGAGCAACAGCGTACCGCCGTCTGCCTCGAGAAATAAACCGCGGCGTTCACTTCGGGCATCCGTGAATGCTCCTTTGACGTGTCCGAACAATTCACTTTCTAACAGGGATTCGGAGAGCGCAGCGCAGTTGATCGCTACAAAAGGTTTTTCCGCGCGCCGCGAATGTGCATGTATGGAACGCGAGACCAGTTCCTTGCCCGTACCACTTTCGCCGGTGATCAACACGCCAGCATCGGAAACGGCAACCCGTTCGAGTTGATCGTATAATTTCTGCATAGCAGGGCTGCTGCCGATCATGTCACCGAAAGATCGGACGGCTTGACCGGATTCTTTTAACAGCCGTACCTGTTCGGTGAGCCGATGGTGATCAATCGCCCGACGAACCGTGATTGCCAGCAGATCCATCTCAATTGGCTTGGTGATAAAATCATAAGCTCCTGCCCGCATTGCAGAGACTGCGGTTTCCAGACTTCCAAAGGCTGTCATCAGGACGACTGGTATGTCAGGGCGAAATTCGGTGAGTTGTTGACAAAGTTGTAAGCCCGTCGTTCCCGGCATGCGGATATCGGTTAATACAACATCATAGTTATTATGGTCGATCGCAGAAATAGCCTGTGTGGCATCTGTGAACCAGTCGACCTGCAGACCCCGCAATCGCAAATCGATTTCGATAAGTTCACACATTGACTGCTCATCATCAATCACCAGAATTCGCGGATGATCAGAGTTTTCGTTCATTGCTCATCTTTCTGATTGTCTAACGGCAACCACACACGAAAGGTTGTTCCCTGATCTTTCTCACTTGCAACATCAATCCAGCCGCCATGCTCACGGACAATTCCATAAGCAATGGAAAGTCCCAAACCCGTTCCTTCGCCGACATCTTTTGTCGTATAGAATGGCTCAAATACATGCTCTGTTTCGATATTAGTCATACCGGTTCCGGTATCGATCACTTCCAGGCAGGCAAAGCGATTTAATTCTGATTCAATCATCGCCGGTGGCTGAATATCTTCTGAATGCACTGTAATCCTGATTTTTCCACCGTCGGGAATTGCCTGGATCGCGTTACTGATCAGGTTGGTGATGACCTGTTGCAACTGCCCGGGATCCCCGACTGTGTTGACTGGTAAGTTTTCATTCGCACTGACTATTAATTCCACATGTGCTTTCATTGCCAGTGGCTGCATCAGTTCGCACGTCTGTTGAGCCAGGCGTATGAGATCAATCGACGCCTGCTCGGTTCCTGTGCGGCGGGCAAAATCGAGCAACTGACGGATAATGGCCGTCATGCGTTCGGTTTCTTTCTGAATGGTCTGTGCGCTGGAACGGACATCCGCTTCAGAAAGCTGTCCACTGGAAATTAAACCTGCCCGCCCCGAAACTACATTTAATGGTGTGCCCAGTTCATGCGCGACGCCGGCCGCCAGTGTACCGACCGTTCCCAGTCGATCGATGTGGCGAAGTTGCTGCTGTGTCTGCAGTCTGGTTTCGGTTTCCGCTTCAATTGTCGCCCGCTGTTCCTGCAAACGATAACTCATCTCACTGATTGCGAATGCAAGTTGACCAAATTCGTCATTTGAAGAAATCGCCGGAGGTTGACCGAATTCTCCCTTGCCAATCTGTTCAACCTGTTTCATCAGCTTGCGTAATGGACTGGCGACGAGCTTGAGTCCCCCCCAGTAGATCACGAAACCGGAAAGAAGTGTCACGCCGAATAAGGATAAGATCGAGGCTTGAAACGAACGGCGAACATTCGCCTCGGAATTCAACAGCGGCGTTGCGACTTCGACTGCGCCTGGAACGTCTCCGGAAAGGGTGAGTGGTACATAAGTTAACTGTTTCGTTTTTCCGTCTTTATCGGAAATCGATATGCTTGAAATGCTGCGAGAAAGCGTTTCCGTATCAGAGGAGAGATTGTCTGAGCCTTCTTGGGCATCATCTGATTTCTCCGGAGCGATCCAACGCATCGCAGGTCCTGAAGTCGTGCGGCGTGTCACCTCTATTGCCTGCTGAATCCGCACCGTACCGCCGTCGCGATAAGCCTGTTCTATGGTAGGTTTGAGAGCATGCACCAGATCGACGGCACTGTCTTCATTCGATTGTTGCGACCATGCGCGTTGCTGCCTGACGGTCTGCCAGGAGAACAAGGCGACAATCCCCAGAACTCCCACCATGAATATCAGAATCAGTTTAGCTGCCAGTTTCATTCATGTAATTCCTGGAGGGAGGCGTTGACGGGAGGGGCTGAAAGATCAGCGGTTTCTGCAGACATCATAGCAGTTCGAGCACACGATCAGGAACCCATCCTGTCTGGCCTTGTGCGGTTTCAATTTGCGTCCAGGTTCCCCGGTGCGCCAGTGTTTGTACTCGATGTCCTTCGGCAGAATCCAAAACAGCGACTTCTGCGAATTGTTCTCCGTCTCCGGCATGTAATTTCAAATGTTGTTCAACAATGACCGCATTTCCCTGCGGAGCAGTGTTACCAGTATGCAGGTATATGGAAACCAGGGACACCAATAAGAGTAAGCCGGGCAGAGTGCCGAATTTCCATAATGACAGTTTATGATCCATGGTCCGTAAAATCAGGAGTCCCCAAAACGCGAGAGATGAAATAACCAGCACAGCGATAACGGTCTGCTGACCAACCAGCTTGATTAAGTCCGCATTCCCGTTTTTCAATTTTAACAGCAGACTCTCGTCAGGACCAGAGAGTTTTTGCGGCGTATCTGCTGTTTTCACCATGCCTTGTGCTGCGTTGAGATTCACCTGAAACTGCCGATTGTCCGGTTCGATCTTCAATGCCCGATTGTAATTCGCAATTGCGCGACCCAGTTGATTGGATTGCAGATATGCATTACCCAGGTTGAAGTACAGGTCAGCATTCGAAATTCCAGAGTCAACCAGCAACTGATATTTTTTTGCTGCACGCAGAAACAGATCTTTTGCATCGGCCGCGTTTGTCTCTGCAAGAGAGAGCCCGTTCCGATATGACTCGCTCGCATCATTGAGAATAACTTCCCGCTGTGACTGATCAAGCTGAACGTGCGGCTCAGACGACAGTCCCGTCGCAGTGATATCGTTTGCCATCGCTGTCGATGCAGCAGATGCCAGCACCAGCCCCAGCAGCATAGCGGCGGGTTGTGAGAACCTGGCGTGTTTCTTCAGTTTGTCCTTCGATTTCTGTGAGCGACGAATACGGCGACTCGACTGTGAATTGATCTGGTCGGCTAACCGGCTCAGAAATTCGAGCGCTGTCGATCTTTGTTCTTCCAGGTCAACCGGGGCTCCATAGCTGATATTACTGTGACTGAGCTGCTCGAGCAGCGCTTCTGCTTCCGCTGCCAGTTCGTAGAATCCCGCAGCACGTATCGCTCCGATGGTTGAAGAAGTCTCATCGAGATTCTCAGCGACTGCCGCGGACTTTCTCGCAGGAAACATTTTCTGTATGTATTGCAGTAATGCATGAGCAATCACTGTCTGATCCTTCGCATTTGAGATTTGTGTGAAGCAGCGAGCCTGTGGTGATCGCAGTGACGGCAGATGTTCTGCAATCCAGTGTCGATACCTGGTGATCAAAGTGATGACCCACATCACCGGTGGCACAACAACTGCCAGCCACCACCAGTTCCAGGCAGACTGTGGCTGTTGAGAAATGAGTACACTGGGTGCATCGAAATTGATGAAACTCGGTGTAAGCGAAATTGCATTTTGTGTTGCGTTCTGTTGTTTCGAATTCGTGCTTTTAGCGCCCACAATAGAGTCCAATGCGAGCGAATCTGCTTTTTCCACGGTAATCTTGATCGGGGATGAGTGTACGGTTTCAAACTGTTCGGTTTCCGGATTGAAGAAACTGAATGGGATCGCAGGGATCTCCGTGATACCTGCCTGACGTGGACGAATTGTTGTCGAGAAGACTTTACTGTCATCTTTGACATAGCCTGCCAGGGGCTGATTCGAAACCTTGAATTCTTTCAACTCGGGTAACTCAGACAAAGGCGGAGCCTGTACCAGTTCCATCGGACCAGTACCGACGATACCCAGATTCAAGGTAATCGAATCGCCTGCATGCACATTAACGGGTGATGCCTGGGTAACGATATTGTACTGTCCGACCGCGCCGCGATAATCTGCAGGGCGACCTTCCGTTGGTACCGGTATCACTTCGGTGGCATCAACTGTGGCCCCTGCTACCACTGGCCTTGAAGATGCAACTGATAACCGATTACTGAATGGGGAGGACATAAAACCTCCACCGAAGGGACTGTCTTCGAAGAAACGATCGAACGGATCTCGTGAGCGTCCCAATGCTGTGGGATAGTTCACCACGATCTGCAGATCATCGCCAGATATTTTGCCAGCCTTGGTCGGGTAGACCTTCGCAGTAATCTCATACATGTAATAGGCACGTTCTTCGCCTTGACCGTTATCGTGCAATACTTCTTTTCCGCCAGGACGCTGACGGCTGTTTGCCATTTCTTCAATGCGTTTCTGGAAACTGCCCCATGCCGTCTGATCGGAGATCATATTCCACATATCACCTTCTGAGAGGGTCAACTCGTGATCCTGGTCGCGATATGGCTTGATGTAAATCCTCAGAACCATTTCCAGTGGCTGTCCCACAAACACCTTCTCTTTTTTCCCTTCAAGCTCTACAAATAACAGGTCACCGGTTTCACTTTTTGTAGCGATGATCCTGATCGCTTCGGTTTCGACGTCTTTTCCATCCACTTTAAATTTCAGCGGAGGGATCTCGAATGTGCCTGCGCGACGCGGCGTGATCAGGTAATTCAGAATCACACTACGGCTTTCACTGCGGCGGCCGTTGATAATCGTTACCTGAGAACTTTGCGATGGCGATCCGGCAGAACGTATTTCGATTCCGTCGATTTGTGGTAAAGCGGGCTGTTCATAATCCTTCGCATTCTTGATGGCGATCTGCATCTGAATCGGAGAGCCAACATAGGCTTCGCGAGATGAGAGGCTCATTGATACATCACCGGCAAACGCAGAACTGCCTGCAATCCCAACAGTGAGTATGGTCAGTATGGCGCGAATATAATTTTTTGTATGATCCATGATTCTTCCAGTTACAGTTCGAATATTACCAGTTACGGTCAACGTGGACTTGTCGTGCGCTTTCGAGTTGCTGTTGTCGTAATCGACGCAGCATGTTGCGGTCGCGTACCGATTGCAGCAATTTCAGGGCTTCTTCTTTATTCATTAAACCGGGCTGTGCTTTGGGGTCAGCGATCCCGTATTCATTTTTCGTATTCTCATCTGGTGGCTGAACTTGATCAGTTGTAAGCTCTCCAGAGGGAATCGGCTTGTCCCCCGGCTCCATGTTGTCTTCAGTCTCTTTTGGTTCAGAGGGTTGCTGCGACTGTTCGTCCTGTTTCGATGGCTGGGACTGAGGCTGCCTCTGTTTGTTTTCAGAACCGGATTGCTCTGATTGAGATTCTTCTTTACCAGGTTGTGGCTCTTGTGGTTCCTCTTGAGACTCTCCCTTTGATCCTTGCTGTTGTTTGGATTCCGAATTCTGTTCTGCAGTCTGTTCAGAGTCTTTTTGATCCTGATCTGATTGCTGGTCCTGATTCTGTTGCTCATCAGACTTCTGTTCCTCATTAGATTTCTGTTCCTCATCAGACTTCTGCTGTTCATCAGATTTCTGTTGGTCGTCTGACTGCTTCTGATCCTGCTTCTGATCCTGCTTCTGATCCTGCTTCTGATCCTGCTTCTGATCCTGCTTCTGATCCTGCTTCTGATCCTGCTTCTGATCCTGCTTCTGATCCTGCTGCTGCTCCTGTTGCTGCTCCTGTTGCTGTTCTTTCTGCTGTTCTTTCTGCTGTTGTTCCTTCTGTTGTTCCTTCTGTTGTTGTTCCTTCTGTTGTTCTTCTTTCTGTTGTTCTTCTTTCTGTTGTTCCTGCAATTCTTTGATGAACTGAACGGCGAGCTCGATATTGGCGCGAGCATCAGCGTTGTTCGGGTTACCCCGCAAGGCACCGCGGTAGTGTTCGATTGCGGTTTGAAATTGTTCAATCGCTGCGGCTTTATCCTGTTCGGCGAGTTCCATTCCAGTGGAGTAATGACAGTTCCCGAGGTTATACCGGGCGCGGGCTGCAATACTGGTTTCGCCGTCACCTGCGACAGAGGTAAACATCTCTGCCGCCTGCTGCTTGTCACCCTGGCGATACATTGTGACAGCCTCGTTGTAGTTCAACTCAGCCTGATCGTCGGGAGTTGGTTTGACCTGCTGATATCGCTCTAACGCTTCAGCATACTTCCCCTCTCTCACAAACTGATTTGCCAGGTTAATCTGCTCCGCACTGACCTGTTTAGCAGGCGCATCGGTCTCAGCAGCGCTGAGAGACTTTGTTGACATCGACAAAGTGACCAGTATAAGGAGGGCTGCGACTGCACTCCTGGGAACGGAAGCCTTTTCCGTTGTCGAGTTTTTCTTTGCTACTTGAGTTGCCATTGGGGTTGACGTTTTCTTTTTATTCCGGGCTGTCGAAATAAGGACTTCCAGTATCAGGAGAAGACAGGCTGGCAGTGCGAACCACTGGAAGCGTGGTATGTAAGTATTGATCGTTGCCGTCTCAAACTCTGCCTGCTCGATGTTTGCCACGTAGTTGTGGTAGACAGTAGCCATGTCGACTCGCTTGGTGCCGGCGGGGATGTAAGCCCCATTGGTATCAGTGGCGATCTGGCTGAGAATGGTTCCATTCATTTTTGACCAGACTGGCTGCCCCTGGTACTCAACGAATGCCTGCCCCCCCTGTTCGGTTTCCGGGATACGTGCCCCCTGATCCATGTCTCCCAGGCCGACCGTGAAGATGCGGATACCATTCTTTGTGAATGCCTCTTTCGCAGCTTCAACAGGTTTACTCTCCTGGTCTTCACCATCTGTAAAGACGACAATGGCTTTATGGTCGTTCGTTTTATCAATAAACCCTGCGGTAGCCGACCGGATCGCATCGCCGAGCAATGAACCGCCACGTCGGACACT is from Gimesia maris and encodes:
- a CDS encoding DUF1552 domain-containing protein — protein: MNNKINRRRFVLRSIAGSLALPGLPSLMSSALAGNSAIAQSRGAGAGAQRFVAVGNLLGFQLKHFFPEKTGKEFEETTLLKPLAANRNQLTVYRGLDHGLRGGHFAVHTFLSGLLHHESKNRTDGNVTIDQFIADEIGNQTRFPSLTVGSEGGIHGGCQLSWTKSGVRVPPITGPAELFDRLFVADSKQVQARKVKENSLQESILDSIHDEARSLSKRVNSEDKAKLDEYFSSIRDVEKRLKLRQIWSDQPKPQAPFDKPADKNTVEDLPMLYELIALALQTDSTRIATLEIGGSFLPQHLGINKSYHGLSHHGNNDESIGYLVTLEQYQIEQFGKFLTRLAGIPDGEQTLLDSTAVLFGSGMGNANSHTNSDLPIILAGGGYATGEFRKVPSKGPGKVPLCNLFLDIAQKMGVEKDSFGTSTGRFS
- a CDS encoding BatD family protein — its product is MDHTKNYIRAILTILTVGIAGSSAFAGDVSMSLSSREAYVGSPIQMQIAIKNAKDYEQPALPQIDGIEIRSAGSPSQSSQVTIINGRRSESRSVILNYLITPRRAGTFEIPPLKFKVDGKDVETEAIRIIATKSETGDLLFVELEGKKEKVFVGQPLEMVLRIYIKPYRDQDHELTLSEGDMWNMISDQTAWGSFQKRIEEMANSRQRPGGKEVLHDNGQGEERAYYMYEITAKVYPTKAGKISGDDLQIVVNYPTALGRSRDPFDRFFEDSPFGGGFMSSPFSNRLSVASSRPVVAGATVDATEVIPVPTEGRPADYRGAVGQYNIVTQASPVNVHAGDSITLNLGIVGTGPMELVQAPPLSELPELKEFKVSNQPLAGYVKDDSKVFSTTIRPRQAGITEIPAIPFSFFNPETEQFETVHSSPIKITVEKADSLALDSIVGAKSTNSKQQNATQNAISLTPSFINFDAPSVLISQQPQSAWNWWWLAVVVPPVMWVITLITRYRHWIAEHLPSLRSPQARCFTQISNAKDQTVIAHALLQYIQKMFPARKSAAVAENLDETSSTIGAIRAAGFYELAAEAEALLEQLSHSNISYGAPVDLEEQRSTALEFLSRLADQINSQSSRRIRRSQKSKDKLKKHARFSQPAAMLLGLVLASAASTAMANDITATGLSSEPHVQLDQSQREVILNDASESYRNGLSLAETNAADAKDLFLRAAKKYQLLVDSGISNADLYFNLGNAYLQSNQLGRAIANYNRALKIEPDNRQFQVNLNAAQGMVKTADTPQKLSGPDESLLLKLKNGNADLIKLVGQQTVIAVLVISSLAFWGLLILRTMDHKLSLWKFGTLPGLLLLVSLVSIYLHTGNTAPQGNAVIVEQHLKLHAGDGEQFAEVAVLDSAEGHRVQTLAHRGTWTQIETAQGQTGWVPDRVLELL
- a CDS encoding sensor histidine kinase → MKLAAKLILIFMVGVLGIVALFSWQTVRQQRAWSQQSNEDSAVDLVHALKPTIEQAYRDGGTVRIQQAIEVTRRTTSGPAMRWIAPEKSDDAQEGSDNLSSDTETLSRSISSISISDKDGKTKQLTYVPLTLSGDVPGAVEVATPLLNSEANVRRSFQASILSLFGVTLLSGFVIYWGGLKLVASPLRKLMKQVEQIGKGEFGQPPAISSNDEFGQLAFAISEMSYRLQEQRATIEAETETRLQTQQQLRHIDRLGTVGTLAAGVAHELGTPLNVVSGRAGLISSGQLSEADVRSSAQTIQKETERMTAIIRQLLDFARRTGTEQASIDLIRLAQQTCELMQPLAMKAHVELIVSANENLPVNTVGDPGQLQQVITNLISNAIQAIPDGGKIRITVHSEDIQPPAMIESELNRFACLEVIDTGTGMTNIETEHVFEPFYTTKDVGEGTGLGLSIAYGIVREHGGWIDVASEKDQGTTFRVWLPLDNQKDEQ
- a CDS encoding sigma-54-dependent transcriptional regulator, which codes for MNENSDHPRILVIDDEQSMCELIEIDLRLRGLQVDWFTDATQAISAIDHNNYDVVLTDIRMPGTTGLQLCQQLTEFRPDIPVVLMTAFGSLETAVSAMRAGAYDFITKPIEMDLLAITVRRAIDHHRLTEQVRLLKESGQAVRSFGDMIGSSPAMQKLYDQLERVAVSDAGVLITGESGTGKELVSRSIHAHSRRAEKPFVAINCAALSESLLESELFGHVKGAFTDARSERRGLFLEADGGTLLLDEMGEMPMSMQVKLLRTLEERVLRPVGSDKELPFDVRVICATNRDLESAVSDGKFREDLFYRINVIGLHLPPLRSRGTDVLRLAEHFLKQFSTAENKHVTDLAEGVAEKLLQYHWPGNIRELRNVMERAVALTRHDKITVADLPEKITNYQSNQILIDGLDPEELVSLEELERRYITHVLEATGGNQSQAARILGLDRKTIYRKLKQNESE
- a CDS encoding VWA domain-containing protein — translated: MDIQFGNPTNIFLLIVAACSLLLAGYAAVAKYRAARQFASANMTDKLFLAPRFQKHWISSILIVSSLSLLAVALIDIRWGKTEREVPQKGIEVMFLLDVSRSMLAEDVSPSRLDRAKQQIKDMVDEMSGDRVGLVVFAGETRQSVPLTSHYEDFKQSLDAVGPHSVRRGGSLLGDAIRSATAGFIDKTNDHKAIVVFTDGEDQESKPVEAAKEAFTKNGIRIFTVGLGDMDQGARIPETEQGGQAFVEYQGQPVWSKMNGTILSQIATDTNGAYIPAGTKRVDMATVYHNYVANIEQAEFETATINTYIPRFQWFALPACLLLILEVLISTARNKKKTSTPMATQVAKKNSTTEKASVPRSAVAALLILVTLSMSTKSLSAAETDAPAKQVSAEQINLANQFVREGKYAEALERYQQVKPTPDDQAELNYNEAVTMYRQGDKQQAAEMFTSVAGDGETSIAARARYNLGNCHYSTGMELAEQDKAAAIEQFQTAIEHYRGALRGNPNNADARANIELAVQFIKELQEQQKEEQQKEEQQKEQQQKEQQKEQQQKEQQKEQQQEQQQEQQQDQKQDQKQDQKQDQKQDQKQDQKQDQKQDQKQDQKQSDDQQKSDEQQKSDEEQKSNEEQKSDEQQNQDQQSDQDQKDSEQTAEQNSESKQQQGSKGESQEEPQEPQPGKEESQSEQSGSENKQRQPQSQPSKQDEQSQQPSEPKETEDNMEPGDKPIPSGELTTDQVQPPDENTKNEYGIADPKAQPGLMNKEEALKLLQSVRDRNMLRRLRQQQLESARQVHVDRNW